The following nucleotide sequence is from Aedes aegypti strain LVP_AGWG chromosome 3, AaegL5.0 Primary Assembly, whole genome shotgun sequence.
ctgttttctctgcgtgaatgctccgggcttcaacaatggaatttgttatagtttcaagagcattgtcaatatcaagtttagtttctaaagaaatgttcagtgctggaaaagttcgcatcacgaagcagctcacgagtgtataccaacgcataacaaacatcacagactcggaatctggctaggtgtgagtaagcccgcacccgtctgctcgggagaacatgtcaaaagaagtagcaacaagctcgcgagcctttactcgcgagtaaccgagcaaggtgtgatttattatggttttgacagacaaattgattgtataaccatcatatcgatagtaaactactagtttgtagtcaaaagcccttgaaaaccataaatctcggagggtaagcagcttttttcccaaaagcacaatatgactctgagcagctccgaacacgttcgcgaatcactttttgcttcagttactcgggagtcgacagatgcgagtaagccagcgctctgacgctcgggagcgtttggttttgtttttgttccagttcagatgaagcgttcgccactttccatcactggaaatgttaacatcaagattggagtcaacatacgttttatatatattccagtcggctcgtaaataattgaaagtggagctgataggattgagaatcgcttcttgggatatttgaaatgtaacagggacatgatcagaatcaaaatcagcatgagtaatcagttggctacaaagatgactagagtcggttaagaccaaatcaatcgtagatggatttctagaaaaggaaaaaacatgtggggctatcagggtattgaattgagaaatatcctgaagagcactcatcaaataaaattctgccgttggaattactttgagaattattccatgaccgatgtttggcattaaagtcaccaatgacaaaaaattttgacttattgcgagtcaatttacgcaagtcagtttggagcaaattaacttgctgcccagagcattgaaaaggcaaataggcagctatgaaagtatatttaccaaactgtgtttcaacagaaacacctaaagtttcaaaaactttagtttcaaatgatgaaaacagttgatgttttatacgcctatgaatgatgattgcaactcccccacatgccccataaagtcgatcattacgataaacaaaaaagttaggatctcttttgagtttagatccaggttttaaatacgtttcggtaataactgctatatgcacgttattaaccgtaagaaaattaaacagctcatcctctttaccattcagagaacgagcattccaatttaaaatatttaaattattatttggatccattagaaaaacgtaatccaataacaatttgatttgtaaattttacacctacttggactgcttcagtcatagtggtggctttgaacattgcatcaatcattagattcaattgttcagttagaaaattaaaatcagaggcagacatgtcatgtgatttcccattggaatttccggtagacgaagaagcggagttacctgtggcggtagggttttttccatttgatttgaaacaagtagaatgggtacccatggatcgaacaggggaggagttcgaatttcctgctacgatatcggcaaaggatttaccgtgggtagatacattcgaaatagaaagattcgaacggctacccgacggactaaaatttgtttgtgaatgagcatgattatgttcttcctgatgggtatgattcatgatcaagcgatcgttaactgaaaaatgagcattgttcgatactctaccaggcaaattccggaaacgaccgttatcgtaacggatattatctttcatctgcctggcacgagcctcaatgacctttttgcgtgaaggacaattccaaaaattggacttatggttagccccgcaattacaacatatgagtttggtggtatcttccttcactggacagacgtctttggcgtgagaagaacctccgcaaatcatgcatttagcatccatgcgacaattttttgtaccatgaccccacttttggcaccgacggcactgagtggggttctggtcatttcctccaggtttctggaaatgttcccatgtcacacggacatcaaacaaaagttttgctttttctaaagctttaatattatttagttcttttttgttaaagtgaactaaataaaattcttgagaaagccctttccgaacaatgccagattgggttctctttttcataatgattacttggactggggaaaatccaagtatatcatttattccatttttgatctcttcaggtgatttatagtcacttgagagacctttcaagacaactttgaacaaacgttcagttttgtcgtcataagtaaaaaatttgtgcttcttctcttcaagatgtctgagaagaagttcacgatctttaagagtttccggcaaaacgcgacagtctcctttctttgcgatttggaaggacaccttgattcccctaatggagttcaagatctcctgcctaaatccaccaaattcggaacaactgaccacgataggcggcactctttgcttcctcacttgaatcaaagagcctgggctagaggctgcttcgatttggtgttcggaaaatttgtctagagcatcgaactgattgctcatttcgatacaattattcatttcacccttggaagaaagttcgcattccggggaagcgtcctttcttccattcttgccacgtgtagtgaaagttttaaaacccacttttttggaaggaagtagtgaattcagagattcacccttccttttgtttgttgttgataccatgtttaattaataaacgaaagaagacgtgaccttcgaaaggttttttcccaagacggtgtccaagaaggattaccatcgctagctttcgccaacgggtccaacgaaaaatcgaaggcacgggtccaaacaaggatcgtaaagggatcaatagtagaaaaaatagtactgaaaagtactgttttagtagcactgaaaagtaccgtttttaattttagcactgaaaagtactgtttttgtagcactgaaaagtactgttttattgctttaggtagtttttaagaaaacttccaagagcagagagaattcgtgtacgcacagcacgaaggtacgatgcgcactgtatcaaaaatttgttctttgtctcgatctctccctatctcgatggtcccttcgatatcaagatgtggagaggcgactgtagttgatttttacacaggtttcattttttttttcttggagcagcaatttaaatctttcgaatgaagcatcaAGATCATTTCGGTGACATTTCTTCTGTTTTATACATCTATttaaaaaactgcttccatcagatgatcCACAACTGAAACACGACGGTAACTACTGGTGCAagagaacttttttttgctaaaacttTATTATTCATATGacgttttgataaaataaaaagctgataTTTAGCAAATCGACTTAAttagagacgatctatccaccaaagaGTAACGCATGccgtttttataaaaaaaacatacgtTTCATTTTATAGTTTAATCTACTGGTCATTGCAAttattggtaccggcaccctatgcATTGAGAattcttggaatatttttttttagatttgtaGCGAGATCTGTGGAAAAAACTTCTGGGAGTTCCTTGGCGAAAAATCGGCAGAAACGAGGAAAGTCTTCACTTACTGCACTCAAAACATAGACGTGAACCTCTCAAAGTCAACAAGATGTATGTTTGATTCATGTGAGATGATGATGCCCAAAGTAGTGATTCTTCGTTGTTTACTGAGAAGATTTTTGGAGGacaattcataaatttttccACGGATCTAATTGGACTATGAAgctgattataaaaaaaaactttcaatataTTTCCAGCAGCCTCTTAAAAACTCGCTTGCTAGATTCCTCACAACATCTTCGCAAAAAATCCTTGGCGATAAGATCTTCACAATTTATGGTGAAATCCTATAGAAACacctcaagaaattttccaaatttttgaaaaattttcatattttcttttcgaggaaatttttaaaatggatgatAAGAAAAGCTATCACGAATTGCTAGTGGAGTTGAAGGGTCTCCCCAAGAAAAACTTTTGTAAAATTTGGGCTAGATCTTTTTCCTTTGAAAGATacttacaagggaaggtcacgatggtgttacacggggttttcaaccggactatttttgttagattctacatgttgaaatatgaaaaaccccaaagccttccgggtgatggaccagtggtgtggccaggaggggctctggaaaggtcgattttgtacgaatataatattattgagtcaattgaaaatttgtcaaaaagattcttctcagcatttattacgatagtaatgaacagaattgatattaatgtttatttataatgtatttttatgccattggcgtaactaacatggaataCGGACACCaagacaaatttggttttattagaatagtataccaaCTAGAAACCCATCTCGGTAGCGCCTATAgcatggaaaaaatacatttttaaaccAAATCAATGTCAATTccgttctctaccatcacaatgaatgttaaaaaaatatttttgtcaaattaccAATTagcctaataatataatataggTACAAATTTGCCCCTTTTTGAGCCCCTTCTGGCTACACCACttgtccatcacccgaaaggctttggggtttttcatatttcgtcaagtagaatctaacaaaaatagtccggtttaaaaccccgtgtaacaccatcgtaaCCTTCCCTTGTTAGTAGACACCTGGCTTGGTTTTCAGTGAATTTCTTCAGAGGATCTCTTCCCAGCCAAGGAAGTATGTTGATTCATTCGTGGTTTTTGGTAGATTTTTGCTAAACTTTTAAACAGGCTTCTTCATACATTTCCACGAATGATAAAATCAATGACAAATCCTTAGAGATTTTTGGAATGCTAGTGTAACCTTTGTTTATGATGCAGTATATAATCGTTTTATTTAGAACCTTATATTAAGTTGCATTCCAATCATCAGATTCTAATCAGAGAAATCCtttgtttacataaattttgatTGCGTGAACCTTTATTTTCAGGGGTCCGCGGGATGTTTGTAGAACTTGAAAGGGGGTCACAGctccaaaaaggttgggaaccactgcacTAGGGTGATGTCATCGGCGAATCGAACAATCTTTTAACAGTAACGCCCGTAGGACGGAGCAGCTCAGTACGATGACGTCATCGTACATCAcattccataacatcgggcccaggattgaaccatgaggtactcccgcggtactTCGAACACTTTTCTGTCCCTCCCCTGTGTcgtacagtagaatcctaccatagaaacagctttctagaagcttacacaactgcatcTGTACCTTGAGGTGATGAACGGCGTGGGCTATCGCTTCCCAGCTGTTGAACGCTTTTTTCACATCCAGAAtcacaaccgcgcagtaacggataccgttccttttatgctcgattgctacctcagctgtctgaacgaccggcTGGATAGCGCCCAGAgtcttttctgaatccaaactgattGTTAGACAGGCCGTTCGCACCTTCCGTTTACGATACTAGCCTCTTCAACAACCTAGTAGACAGGTCActtggtggtttccccgcctttggtagtagcaccaatttctgtcgcttccattcttccgaaaagattccttgatctatgcagcgttgTATCGTATTTCTGCATATGGTCCGGGTCcgcattcactgccgctttGGAGCCAACAATCGgaataccatcgggtcccgttGCCTTATTTGACACGAATGTgcatattgtgtggcaggtacgaagatactttatgcccttcaaataacgaaaatttccaaccagaaaagatcctcgaccggtgggattcgaacccacaatccTCACATATAagatatattataaaaaaagataataGAAAACATCTATTAAGTTATAACTCATTTTTATGATCAATGTAGTACATACTTCAATTTCCTGATTCAgtacaaaatcaataaaacaattCTTATTCGATGTACAGGATCCAGTTCCACTGTATTTCGACGCTTCGGTAACCTTCGATAACGTGTCTCATCCATGCGTACAACATACTATTGCATGGAAAAAACTCGGCAATGAGGATTGCCTGTATCTGAATGTGTATACTCCGTATGTTAGAGTGAGCAAAAGGCCACGCCCTTCGATGCCGGTATTGGTGTGGATCCATGGCGGCAGCTTTACCGAGGGCTCGTCGGAAACTGACATCTTCGGAAGCGAGTTTATATTAGACGAGGTGAGTATTGCCGCCTAACTTGGAAAGTAGtttatttataatttgtttatagcattttaaaaattacatccatttcttatatctaggttgcccagtgaaccacgtatcgtacaagaatgtgcatccaaaatcacatattcgtgcgtcaaaaatcaaaatcgcaCAACATGCCAAATaaggcgttatcaatgtcaacacaagttgtatataaatctccaatgcgattcataaacgacaatctatgttgacagcaaaacatgtcgtaTATAGTGCAACTTAGAATCGCgtgaagttgtataaactgacagatcataaaTCAATCTAGAAAGCATCATAGGAAATCGCAATAAGTTAGCAAAgattgccacccaaacttggtatctgctgacgatgggccccaaagaacaacaaagcaaatGTCGCTGTGCATGAAACATGCATTAATATTGGCATATAATCACTCTTCAGATATAAAACCCCTGATACCACTATACGTAAGGTGTCCGATTCCAAATACAAAGATCCCGTGTTTGAGGCTTgttgagaactttttttttattttcatccaaattttatggcatcgtatatctggtcgcagaaagtctgaaaaactcGTGCCTAGTacgtatatagcctccactttggtaggtatatagccttttcatgcattctatacgattgaattgattcatatagaatgatgtataacaaaagttataccaaccaaaatgttgactgggtgttttgtgttaggcaacactgtcattcaaatttggtaaaactatttTAAGCTATTGTTAACATTTTGTCGATAACATATTGTATTTTATttgtcgtagcagttcagaatttttataggttTCTTTAATTCaatattctctcgttgattattcgttgcttgattttttttaacggctggcttgcagggccttaCATCTactccctagatttccggagtaccatttcccctaaatgttcggaggaccatagtgcgcagtttagtttagagtccttctctggcactcggacgatgatcagtcgcccctgacatggggaacagacgctgttatgagccgctcctaacatggagtacagacgctccaggtttgcaaaagcaaaccccccttccctgtcagcatacgactaAAATGCCCACCGGGGTTAATTACTTGAttttccctaaggttactcgtaccccggccagttcCACgtggaggtagggataggagttgctgggcatgaggctaaggaccacacgaaggggtctattttattcctgcaggtacgcgagatactaatggtacgccatgcccagccatttaccgtgccataatatgatggaaaccaaccagcccccactttgagggaggttaaggatgccattcaccagctcaagaacaataaagctgctggtaaggatggtatcggagctgaactcataacgATGGGgctggagaggctggccatttgtctacaccagctgataggcacaatctgggaaacagaacagctaccggaggagtggaaggaaggggtaatatgccccatctacaagaaaggcgataagttagattgtgagaatttTCAAGCAATCACCATTCTAGATGCGGCCTACAAAATAtgatcccagatcatcttccgtcgtttgtcacctgtagtaaacgagtacgtgggaagttatcaagccggcttcgttgacggccgatcgacaacggaccagatcttcactgtacggcaaatcctccaaaaatgtcgtgaataccaggtcccaacgcatcaccttttcatagatttcaaggcggcatacgatagtatcgaccgcgtagagctatggaaaatcatggacgagaacagctttcccgggtagctcacgagactgataagagcgacgatgaaaggtgtgcaaaattgtgcgAAGGCGCCAGgaaaacactccagttcgtttggatcccaccggggactacgacaaggtgatggactttcgtgcctgtctATTGGACTTtcgttcaatattgcactagaaggtgttatgtggagagccgggcttaacaaccgggtacgatttttacgagatccagtcaatttgtttgcttcgcgaatgATATAGACAttttcggccgaacatttgaaaaggtggcagacctatacacccgcctgaaacgcaaggcagcaaaggttggactggtggtgaatgcagcCAAGAAAAAGTACatgttagctggtggggccgagcgcgacagggctcgcctaggtaggttacgatagacggggatacgtccGAGGTAGTCGACGAGTTCGTTTACcgtggatccttgctgacggctgacaataacgttagccgtgaaatacggaggctcatcatcagtggaagtcgagcCAGGTGGGTGGGGGGTGGGGAGTGTGGAGCTAGGTgggtggatcaagtgcgtatcgatttggcgagcgtggggcagaataagtgataagaacactaagctgagaagcaggctttgtcccactgaagacgttaatgccaagaagaaaaagaagaagaagaatatgaaaCATTCGATTACatatacatttttgtttaaactttttttaaattatttgttttttttttttcttcattacaGGAAGTCATAATGGTTACATTCAATTACCGTTTATCAGCATTGGGATTTCTCGGGATAGAAGATTTAAACATAGCATCCAATTTAGGACTCAAGGATCAAAGTGAAGTTTTCCGGTGGGTTAAACGAAACATCAGAAGCTTCGGTGGAGATCCCAAGCGAGTTACTATAGTGGGATGGAGTTCCGGGTCTGCTGCTGCCACATACCATATGTACGCCCACTCATCGAAGAAACTATTCAGCCATGTGATTGCTATGAGTGGAACGATGACTCAACCATGGGCATACAGTTTCCTCACTCAATGGTGTAGTAACGAATTTCTAAAATACATCGATGTTACTAACAAAGATGAACTGAAAATGAAGCCAGCAGGCCTTATAGTATCCAATGATGGTCCTAAATTCCACTATTTTACACTAACTCATTCATGTTACATGCCCAGCGCAGACAACGACTATGCGAGAAGAAATCCTTACGACGCCGTTCGAATGATGAGACCCATCAACGATGTACCCCTTATGATTGGAAGCACGGCGGTAGAGCACGATAACTTATACGACAGCCGAAATTTCAGCATGGATCAATTCAATTATCCAAATAACAATGTCACCATCTACGAGCGCATCAGAGATTATTTGGAGTACCGACGTGCGAATCGTTCCGCGAGAATCTTCTATCGAAAGCTGGGCTCTTATGCTGACTTCCAGTTTGGACTGCAATATTTTATTGAGAAGGCGTCACAGCGATTTAAGTCGCCCATCTATCGTTATCGATTCTCATTTGACGGGCCATTTGCCTATGCCAAAAACGAGTATTACCGAAACGAAATCCATCCAATGTCTGGTGCCATGCACGGTGACGATCTCGGATATCTCTTCACACCATACAACTATCGGAATGTAGTAACATCAGGCAAAGTGAACGAGCCACTCGTAAAACAATCACTTAAAGTCCTGCGCCGCATGGTTCGCCTATGGACAAACTTTGCCAAATACGGGTAAGCCTGATCCAACCCATTAATCAATCATTCATATTTCACACCACGTTTCACAAAGTTGCTTTTCACACCTTCGCCCAATAGGGATCATTCATCTGCATACAAGAGGTATTTGTTCAAGGGCTTTTTTCCAATCTGCAACGCAAATAGCATGGCAATCAATCACacaaatttcattcaattaGCTTTCTAACTCAACACCTACGCCAAGGCGGGGAAATTCTACACCTCCCGTGTACGCAAATGGattcgatttcatgcgctttgcGCCTCATTGAACAAACAAACCAGTGAATAGTGCGGGCTTCCTGCATGAATAAATCTAACCACACTTCGTTCGACGGTGTGgataaaaaaaaggtgaatgcaattgaatttttcattgttggcagaattaatttgaaataacaTGAATTGCATTTCTTGGAACTGTGAATATGTCTGATAATAGTCATAGAGGCGAATGCACCAGACAATATGTCTAAGAATTGAAACATTTAAGGTTTCTTTGTAAGCATCTATGTTTTcaacatattatttttatttttgaatacacaataaaaattaaattcatgaTGGCCAGTGAAATGTTAATTTtcaaattcttgtttttttcctggtatttcGAAAATATTCCCGGTTCAATTATATGGTAAGAAACGCATActgttacgattttttttaccaattcaaACGACTTTCAGTACGAGTTTTTTGGCCATACACCAAAGCATTCCTATTTAGGGGAAGACGGAAAGCGCATTAAACATTTTTGGGCTTATATTGAACCTGGTAAATCTCAGTTTGATCtattaaactttgtttgtaCGTCGGTCATTTTAAATAATCGTGGAATTCGTTATGAAAAGGTTTAGTCTTAATAAAGATTGAACATTGTCACCGAGGCAATCTTAGCATGAATCACAGTTTTAATTTTGAACGGCAGCACAAACTTGTTCAAAACATCGTTCCATATTCAGccgcatagattttttttttgtgtttaccCCCACAAAGCTAGAAGTTTTTCTCCGGGCTattattgagcatgagcatgattgatcgcccgcagttgctacaccgttattgcaagaacagttgtacttaaggggacacgggagaccgtgttattttccctatctttcgtctcactctaacaatcatcatcaaaactttgtggaagcaaatctcgagttttaatgaaccgatgaagctaaaaatttatcgggttgtgcactacatatatagaatcatagtgatacattttcgcatcgatatatggagtggttcttgggatttgcttcttgaaatggatagggtgattatgatgacgtcccgtgcggccttaaacagggaaccaacag
It contains:
- the LOC5571102 gene encoding venom carboxylesterase-6 isoform X1 — encoded protein: MKTYLSFCVTLLMAAFIHSVAARSPKCIAKFDNGIGAGVLRETFTKKLYCAYLGIPYAQPPIGELRFEDPVPLYFDASVTFDNVSHPCVQHTIAWKKLGNEDCLYLNVYTPYVRVSKRPRPSMPVLVWIHGGSFTEGSSETDIFGSEFILDEEVIMVTFNYRLSALGFLGIEDLNIASNLGLKDQSEVFRWVKRNIRSFGGDPKRVTIVGWSSGSAAATYHMYAHSSKKLFSHVIAMSGTMTQPWAYSFLTQWCSNEFLKYIDVTNKDELKMKPAGLIVSNDGPKFHYFTLTHSCYMPSADNDYARRNPYDAVRMMRPINDVPLMIGSTAVEHDNLYDSRNFSMDQFNYPNNNVTIYERIRDYLEYRRANRSARIFYRKLGSYADFQFGLQYFIEKASQRFKSPIYRYRFSFDGPFAYAKNEYYRNEIHPMSGAMHGDDLGYLFTPYNYRNVVTSGKVNEPLVKQSLKVLRRMVRLWTNFAKYGNPTPANSKIHQTTWPPYNDLNQPRQYLNIDRQLRVQRKDISNKYYYQMWKTVFNCLYYYKCEFLNKAYNKY
- the LOC5571102 gene encoding bile salt-activated lipase isoform X2 produces the protein MKTYLSFCVTLLMAAFIHSVAARSPKCIAKFDNGIGAGVLRETFTKKLYCAYLGIPYAQPPIGELRFEEVIMVTFNYRLSALGFLGIEDLNIASNLGLKDQSEVFRWVKRNIRSFGGDPKRVTIVGWSSGSAAATYHMYAHSSKKLFSHVIAMSGTMTQPWAYSFLTQWCSNEFLKYIDVTNKDELKMKPAGLIVSNDGPKFHYFTLTHSCYMPSADNDYARRNPYDAVRMMRPINDVPLMIGSTAVEHDNLYDSRNFSMDQFNYPNNNVTIYERIRDYLEYRRANRSARIFYRKLGSYADFQFGLQYFIEKASQRFKSPIYRYRFSFDGPFAYAKNEYYRNEIHPMSGAMHGDDLGYLFTPYNYRNVVTSGKVNEPLVKQSLKVLRRMVRLWTNFAKYGNPTPANSKIHQTTWPPYNDLNQPRQYLNIDRQLRVQRKDISNKYYYQMWKTVFNCLYYYKCEFLNKAYNKY